A genome region from Naumovozyma castellii chromosome 5, complete genome includes the following:
- the NUP57 gene encoding FG-nucleoporin NUP57 (ancestral locus Anc_3.471), with amino-acid sequence MFTFNSGANNANTSTIGSTGGMFGNKPTFGASQPTQQPAGGFSFNSNQQNNNQNVGGGSGLFGANANTPQQQQQQSGGMFGNQQNASSIGGGGLFGNKPAQTNTLGTGTTGGLFGQQQQQNTTSGFGAGTTTGGGLFGNTAQNQPTSTGGGLFGSKTAGTGVSGGLFGNNTQNTGASTGGGLFGANNNQQRTGGLFGSKPLGQTTNTPGSLFGNQGTTSNTTGGGLFGNKLNQGSATGGLFGQQQQQQHQPQQQQQTLNSVQPSFSWMQQPGQTTTQQQPIMQTQIYPQQQQQQQYQQSYYPQQIQEQLLKCKESWDPNSNKSKLRTFMYNKVNETEAMLYNKPINIPQEEWDSAIEKRPSSDVIPVQLFGFEGLNQRSQLQVENVAQARLILNQILEKSTQLQQKHELDTAARILKAKSRNAEIERRILKLGTQISILKNRGVPLSISEEKMWSQFQALLKKSEDPAGLGKTNELWARLAVLKERSKNISDQLDNTLVVINANGGNSAASEPNSSAGTGVDEEVKHKIDKIAEILTSQQRGIYYLNEVLEKDHNAIDKALKK; translated from the coding sequence ATGTTTACCTTCAATTCAGGTGCAAATAATGCCAATACAAGCACGATAGGATCGACCGGAGGGATGTTTGGCAACAAACCAACATTTGGAGCATCTCAACCAACTCAACAACCGGCAGGAGGATTTagtttcaattccaatCAGCAGAATAATAACCAAAATGTAGGTGGCGGATCTGGTTTATTTGGAGCCAATGCTAATACACcgcaacagcaacagcaacaatcAGGAGGAATGTTTGGTAATCAACAGAATGCTTCTAGTATAGGCGGCGGTGGATTATTTGGTAATAAGCCTGCACAGACAAACACATTGGGTACTGGTACGACAGGTGGCCTCTTTGggcaacagcagcaacagaATACTACTAGTGGATTTGGCGCGGGAACCACTACAGGCGGAGGTCTCTTTGGGAATACTGCACAAAATCAACCTACATCTACTGGGGGTGGTCTTTTTGGTAGCAAAACAGCGGGCACAGGAGTATCAGGAGGACTATTTGGGAATAATACCCAAAATACTGGTGCCTCTACAGGTGGTGGTCTCTTTGGGGCAAATAATAACCAACAACGGACCGGAGGTTTGTTTGGAAGTAAACCATTAGGTCAGACGACAAATACACCAGGTTCTTTATTTGGTAACCAAGGCACCACCAGTAATACCACTGGTGGGGGGTTATTTGGTAATAAATTGAACCAAGGGTCTGCAACTGGTGGATTATTTGgtcaacaacagcaacagcaacatcaaccacagcaacagcaacaaacCTTAAATTCAGTACAACCCTCATTTTCATGGATGCAACAACCAGGTCAAACAACAACTCAGCAACAACCTATAATGCAAACACAAATTTAtccacaacaacagcagcagcaacaataTCAACAGTCGTATTATCCACAACAAATACAGGAACAGTTATTAAAATGTAAAGAATCCTGGGATCCAAATTCCAACAAATCTAAGTTGAGAACATTTATGTACAATAAAGTGAATGAGACGGAGGCCATGCTGTATAACAAACCCATTAATATTCCTCAAGAAGAATGGGATTCTGCCATTGAAAAGAGACCATCTAGTGATGTCATCCCTGTACaattatttggatttgaagGTTTGAATCAACGTAGTCAATTACAAGTGGAAAATGTGGCACAGGCTCGTCTAATTTTGAACCAAATCTTAGAAAAATCTACTCAATTACAACAAAAGCATGAATTAGATACTGCTGCCAGAATATTGAAAGCTAAATCAAGAAACgctgaaattgaaagacGAATTCTGAAGTTAGGAACCCAAATCAgtattttgaaaaatagaGGTGTTCCTTTGAGTATATCGGAAGAAAAGATGTGGTCTCAATTCCAGGcattgttgaagaaaagtGAAGATCCAGCCGGATTGGGTAAGACTAACGAACTATGGGCACGTCTTGCTGTCTTGAAAGAACGTTCTAAGAATATTTCAGATCAATTAGATAATACGCTTGTCGTTATCAATGCAAATGGCGGGAACTCCGCTGCATCAGAACCCAATTCTAGCGCCGGGACAGGTGTTGACGAAGAAGTTAAACATAAAATCGATAAGATTGCTGAGATTCTCACTAGTCAACAACGTggtatttattatttgaatgaagTTCTTGAGAAGGACCACAATGCTATAGATAAGGCACTAAAGAAGTGA
- the COG2 gene encoding Golgi transport complex subunit COG2 (ancestral locus Anc_3.472), producing MDFLEDDELDLELPTAPEITRDLFAEGAEKYVENKSNRKKSLVIDEFLVSNNFHYIPLDSLIRDMSTLSDEVVHTLLDQVTTDYNDYLEFCRVYSKEEGGVDNQSFSELEQTMNELNKFMSQLNQLTTNDIPQTSEVVSDTVDYLRKLDHILDLLNNHTQLSEMISLGKKLSKLLHQMCGQDPLEELLCTELTNQLYNLVDKSHLLLDSVASLNSTYVHHLRNEYQGLLQEFQISLKILTDKCLEDPSKSPQLSALLVSILKDNKLK from the coding sequence ATGGATTTTCTggaggatgatgaattggattTGGAACTTCCCACAGCTCCTGAAATTACTAGGGATCTATTTGCTGAGGGAGCTGAGAAATACGTTGAGAATAAATCGAACAGAAAGAAATCATTAGTCATAGATGAATTTCTGGTAAGTAACAACTTTCACTACATTCCTCTAGACTCTCTGATAAGAGATATGTCCACGCTATCCGATGAAGTAGTCCATACCCTATTAGATCAAGTTACCACCGATTATAACgattatttggaattttgtCGAGTTTACAGCAAAGAGGAAGGCGGTGTGGATAACCAGTCATTCTCTGAACTAGAGCAAAcaatgaatgaattgaataaatttatgTCTCAATTAAACCAATTGACCACAAATGATATTCCTCAAACAAGTGAAGTTGTTTCCGATACGGTTGATTACTTAAGGAAATTAGATCACATTCTTGATCTCCTAAATAACCATACTCAGCTCTCAGAAATGATATCATTGGGTAAAAAACTAAGTAAATTGTTGCATCAAATGTGTGGGCAAGATCCATTGGAAGAGCTACTGTGTACCGAATTAACCAACCAATTATACAACCTAGTGGATAAGTCCCATCTGCTACTTGACTCTGTGGCGTCATTAAACTCCACATATGTTCACCATTTACGAAATGAGTACCAAGGTTTATTGCAGGAGTTTCAGATATCTTTGAAGATCCTGACTGATAAATGCTTGGAAGATCCATCAAAATCACCTCAATTATCGGCATTGTTAGTGTCAATACTTAAAGATAACAAACTCAAATAA
- the VSB1 gene encoding Vsb1p, protein MSHRNSIDFKKKNKQQSISGSISVSLGLQQEEEPRDDYFDDENVNNNNYMGRSYVSGFLSVSPALMGSMKQDEESLPMAYNGGQRLFNRPIHASEKLHKQTAAISEDFEDDEDDTRIKDYITLFQGEDNGLMADKNDSLDQRLGLGQDEEAEEDFIEPVAEAADVDESSRLLISPLSSNINPNIDDLLPTVTGEDVSSYQSIYRTATPSLSRNSETIWQNIADFPYQFIHYLPAAVLGLLLNILDALSYGMIIFPITEPIFSHLGPTGLSMFYISTIISQTIYSSGWSSFPSGIGSEMIEVTPFFHTMALAIKETLPGRDDEIITTTIFCYVISSMLTGLTFYSLGKLHLGKIVGFFPRHILIGCIGGVGYFLLVTGIEVTTRVAKFEYSIPFLASLFSDWATLWKWLLPVLLTVILIVTQRCFKNSLVLPSFYILTLILFHFIVAIIPSLTLNQLRDSGWIFPIAISNSKWYDHYKLFDFKKVHWTLVFKQIPTMLALTFFGILHVPINVPALAMSLHLDKYDVDKELIAHGLSNFISGAVGSIQNYLVYTNSVLFIRAGADSAMAGYILIILTAIVMFIGPVIISFIPICIVGSLIFLLGYELLVEALWDPWGKISNFEYITIVIIVLTMGIFDFVLGIIVGILIACFSFLIDSTKLQTINGEYDGTVAKSTVYRDLIQTKFLNGIGEQIYVLKLQNLLFFGTIISIEEKIDELLEICHKDSSRLRIKYLILDFKNINADNIDYSAAEGFNRIKRFTQTKKIQLLISSIKERDHIYKAFDNVGLLKGVELFNDLNSALEWCENEFLFKYKQLRDKAKSRLHRKQIIDINASIGSQKYQFTAGNDKKSNLDIPRNLMSLPINTPRNHQILSVAQNVFQNEEQTVKNLKTELKDQAPFLPLLLFTLKQYRPGIISTDKTVKENEIKFWSQLCPYFVKLPLASQSTLIHNNNIFFIVETGILKATFNLPQGNIYETMSNRTCYGKITGQHNESTLKTLTIRAEIDSILWVIDSGSLIKMRAENAELFTELTLLIMAVKDNRFKELLGYTLVSA, encoded by the coding sequence ATGAGTCACCGTAACTCAATCGAtttcaaaaagaagaacaaacaacaatctATATCGGGTTCCATCTCAGTGTCATTAGGTTtacaacaagaagaagaacctcgtgatgattattttgatgatgaaaatgtaaataataataattacaTGGGTCGGTCCTATGTGAGTGGATTCCTCTCTGTTTCACCTGCCCTAATGGGATCTATGAAACAGGATGAAGAATCGTTGCCAATGGCTTACAATGGTGGCCAACGATTGTTTAATAGACCAATCCATGCTTCTGAAAAATTGCATAAACAAACTGCTGCCATATCTGAAGACTTcgaagatgatgaggatgataCCAGAATTAAAGATTACATTACCTTGTTCCAAGGTGAAGATAATGGTCTAATGGCAGATAAAAATGATAGTCTTGACCAGCGACTGGGACTGGGACAAGACgaagaagctgaagaagattttatCGAACCTGTCGCCGAAGCTGCTGATGTAGATGAATCCTCTAGATTACTCATTTCACCATTGTCTTCTAATATTAATCCTAATATCGATGACTTATTGCCCACCGTCACGGGAGAAGATGTATCCTCGTATCAATCCATATACAGAACTGCAACACCGTCTCTTTCAAGAAACTCTGAAACAATATGGCAAAACATTGCTGATTTCCCTTATCAATTCATCCATTATCTACCTGCCGCTGTTTTGGGTCTTCTACTGAATATTCTTGATGCTTTATCATATGGTATGATTATTTTTCCCATTACAGAACCAATATTTTCGCATTTAGGCCCAACTGGTTTATCAATGTTCTATATTTCCACTATAATATCACAAACGATTTATTCTAGCGGGTGGTCGAGTTTCCCCAGTGGTATCGGAAGTGAAATGATAGAAGTGACACCATTTTTCCATACGATGGCATTAgcaattaaagaaacacTTCCGGGAAGAGATGACGAAATTATTACCACTACAATTTTTTGTTATGTAATTAGTTCTATGTTAACTGGTTTAACATTTTACTCTCTGGGCAAATTGCATTTAGGGAAAATTGTTGGCTTTTTCCCACGTCATATATTAATTGGATGTATTGGAGGTGTTGGTTATTTCTTGCTTGTTACCGGTATAGAAGTAACCACTAGAGTGGCAAAATTCGAATATTCAATACCATTCCTTGCTAGTCTATTTTCCGATTGGGCTACCCTTTGGAAGTGGTTATTACCTGTATTATTGACTGTAATATTGATTGTAACTCAACGTTGCTTTAAGAATTCATTGGTCTTACCATCATTTTATATCCTAACATTAATCCTTTTCCATTTTATTGTAGCCATTATTCCAAGCCTCACTCTAAATCAATTAAGAGATTCTGGTTGGATCTTCCCCATCGCAATCTCTAATTCAAAATGGTACGACCATTATAAATTATTCGATTTTAAGAAAGTCCATTGGACATTAGTCTTCAAACAAATACCTACAATGCTAGCATTGACATTTTTTGGTATCCTTCATGTTCCCATTAATGTCCCTGCATTAGCCATGTCATTACACTTGGATAAATATGATGTggataaagaattaatagCCCATGGGTTATCTAATTTTATTAGCGGCGCCGTTGGATCCATCCAGAATTATTTGGTTTATACAAACAGTGTTCTCTTTATTCGTGCTGGGGCAGATTCTGCGATGGCCGGTTATatcttaataatattaactGCTATTGTGATGTTCATTGGACCAGTAATAATATCCTTCATTCCTATTTGTATTGTGGGatctttaatatttcttttggGTTATGAATTGTTGGTGGAAGCCCTATGGGATCCTTGGGGCAAAATCtccaattttgaatatattaccattgttattattgttcttACGATGGGTATTTTTGACTTTGTTTTAGGTATCATCGTCGGTATTTTAATTGCCTGCTTCTCATTTTTAATCGATAGTACTAAATTGCAAACAATTAATGGAGAATATGATGGAACAGTAGCCAAGAGTACTGTTTATAGAGATTTGATCCAAACAAAGTTTTTGAATGGCATTGGTGAACAAATTTATGTGTTAAAATTGCAAAACTTGTTATTTTTCGGAACTATTATATCCATCGAAGAGAAAATTGATGAGTTATTGGAAATTTGTCATAAGGACTCATCAAGGCTTAGAATCAAATACTTAATCcttgatttcaaaaacatTAATGCTGATAATATTGATTACTCTGCCGCAGAGGGGTTCAATAGAATTAAAAGGTTCACtcaaacaaagaaaattcaattgCTCATATCATCTATCAAGGAGAGGGATCATATTTACAAAGCATTTGATAATGTTGGTCTATTGAAGGGAGTAGAGCTATTTAATGACTTAAATAGCGCCCTAGAATGGtgtgaaaatgaatttcttttcaaatataaaCAATTAAGAGATAAAGCTAAAAGTCGATTACATAGAAAGCAAATTATTGATATTAATGCATCCATAGGTAgtcaaaaatatcaatttaCAGCAGGTAACGATAAAAAATCCAATCTAGATATACCAAGAAATCTCATGTCTTTACCTATTAATACCCCACGTAATCATCAAATACTGTCCGTTGCTCAAAATGTATTCCAAAATGAAGAGCAAACTGtcaagaatttgaaaacagaACTTAAGGATCAGGCTCCATTCCTTCCCTTGTTGTTATTTACATTGAAACAGTATAGACCTGGTATTATATCTACAGATAAAACCgtgaaagaaaatgaaattaaattttggagCCAATTATGTCCCTATTTCGTTAAATTGCCTTTGGCTTCCCAATCGACTTTGATacataacaacaacatatttttcatcgtGGAAACTGGGATCTTAAAGGCAACATTTAATTTACCACAAGGCAACATATACGAAACAATGTCCAACAGAACTTGTTATGGGAAGATAACTGGACAACATAATGAATCCACTCTCAAAACGTTGACTATAAGGGCAGAAATTGATTCTATTTTATGGGTCATTGATTCTGGTTCCTTGATTAAGATGAGGGCTGAAAATGCTGAGTTATTCACGGAACTAACATTGCTAATAATGGCCGTGAAAGATAACAGGTTCAAGGAACTATTAGGGTATACTCTGGTGAGCGCATGA
- the NCAS0E00960 gene encoding uncharacterized protein (Ty-like retrotransposon), giving the protein MGLGETNTAVLLNQIDDLSKSLKECQRIAANLSYKFKRGPSGDKLANRIGKKPKASPLEGWVTPNPTEVVCYRCQEKGHFAAKCPAKPKKQGMSPQISLVTAQWVRRGERENDELVSDLPTKTLKVKEKDVHMLPDCGAQSNMIEYGLVKDLGLVREETPKPFVVVGAMKSGCAENISKQVELSFVVFGTQVTGTFFVFRDTRIPVILNVPFIKRNRDTA; this is encoded by the coding sequence atgGGACTGGGAGAAACCAACACTGCtgtattattaaatcaaattgatgatCTATCCAAATCATTGAAGGAGTGTCAAAGGATTGCTGCTAATTTGAGTTATAAATTCAAGCGGGGGCCATCTGGCGACAAACTCGCTAACCGTATTGGTAAGAAACCCAAAGCCTCACCTCTGGAGGGTTGGGTTACACCAAACCCAACGGAGGTTGTGTGTTACCGTTGCCAAGAAAAAGGGCATTTTGCTGCTAAATGCCCAGCCAAGCCAAAAAAACAAGGCATGTCACCTCAAATTTCCTTGGTGACTGCTCAGTGGGTAAGACGTGGTGAACGGGAGAACGACGAATTAGTGAGTGATCTTCCAACAAAGACGTTGAAAGTGAAGGAGAAGGATGTTCATATGTTACCAGATTGTGGCGCTCAGAGCAACATGATTGAATATGGACTGGTAAAGGATTTAGGACTTGTAAGAGAAGAAACACCTAAACCCTTTGTGGTGGTTGGAGCTATGAAGTCTGGTTGTGCAGAAAATATTTCGAAACAAGTTGAGTTGAGCTTTGTCGTTTTTGGTACACAGGTTACTGGTACATTCTTTGTCTTCAGGGATACAAGAATACCTGTTATCTTAAATGTGCCATTCATTAAACGGAACCGAGACACTGCTTAG